The following coding sequences lie in one Tichowtungia aerotolerans genomic window:
- a CDS encoding VOC family protein — protein sequence MIVNTLSACIATEKVAESRDFYVKHFDAKVTFDCGWYVNLQFGKETSELQFMAPQDPSPPACNPAGLIYNFSVDDVDAEYRRLTKAGLIPVMPLEEHPWGDRGFSIPDPNGVCLYIYSDREPSEEFKQYCKN from the coding sequence ATGATCGTAAACACACTGTCAGCATGCATCGCCACAGAGAAAGTTGCCGAATCACGTGATTTCTACGTGAAACATTTCGATGCCAAAGTCACCTTTGACTGTGGGTGGTACGTCAATTTGCAGTTTGGGAAAGAAACCTCCGAGCTTCAGTTTATGGCGCCCCAGGATCCATCACCCCCAGCCTGCAATCCCGCCGGACTGATTTATAACTTCTCTGTTGATGATGTTGATGCTGAGTACCGGCGTTTGACAAAAGCTGGATTAATCCCGGTTATGCCACTTGAGGAGCATCCCTGGGGGGATCGTGGTTTTTCGATTCCCGATCCTAATGGGGTCTGCCTCTACATCTATTCCGACAGAGAACCATCCGAAGAATTTAAACAGTACTGCAAAAACTAG
- a CDS encoding glycosyltransferase: protein MKILFLTLKLPHSEVVGGNRIVFQRIRYLAQQGHQVGLVSYLSGETEKQIEGLKEFVFDLHTIQQPNRNLLFRIFHDYLWAHSRPALIWKLYSKAMMDEVANAVELQHYDLVIAEFSEMGQFLYKNPSLSAVHTVISCHRCMTASYEKYQEMEEVRWRLYCKSLPQLRGLRKYEFDMYRSADRILVLTPQDRFTMQYYAPDLAVSVAPTGVDIEELQKHPPVPKEPIILMTGYMQDPANEDGVKWFVHHVWPALRDHHPEVKFYIVGADPSPRIKRLVAGDRRIIVTGKVKDLRPYRNRARVLVSPVRLGSGMRTKVLEAMAAGLPVVSTSLGMAGIEAQTGMNCFVADTPALFERSVDWLLTDRSLSARMAHAARKLIEEKYGLEIGLHQFENILKSVVEG from the coding sequence ATGAAAATACTGTTTCTAACTCTAAAACTTCCCCATTCCGAAGTCGTTGGTGGAAACCGTATCGTTTTTCAGCGCATTCGTTATCTTGCTCAACAGGGGCACCAGGTTGGGCTCGTCTCCTATCTCTCAGGAGAAACTGAGAAGCAGATTGAGGGCCTGAAAGAGTTCGTTTTCGACCTGCACACGATTCAGCAGCCGAATCGCAACCTGCTGTTTCGGATTTTTCATGATTACCTTTGGGCCCATTCCCGTCCGGCATTGATCTGGAAGCTTTACTCCAAAGCAATGATGGATGAGGTCGCGAATGCGGTGGAACTGCAGCACTACGACCTGGTGATTGCTGAATTTTCTGAGATGGGGCAGTTCTTATACAAAAATCCTTCTCTGTCTGCGGTTCACACTGTCATTTCCTGTCATCGGTGCATGACCGCATCCTATGAGAAGTACCAGGAAATGGAGGAAGTGCGCTGGCGACTGTACTGTAAAAGCCTGCCCCAGCTGCGCGGACTTCGTAAATATGAGTTTGATATGTACCGCAGCGCCGACCGCATTCTGGTGCTGACGCCGCAGGACCGGTTCACAATGCAGTACTATGCTCCGGATCTCGCGGTTTCTGTTGCTCCGACCGGAGTGGATATCGAAGAGCTTCAAAAACATCCGCCGGTTCCCAAAGAACCGATCATTCTGATGACCGGCTATATGCAGGATCCGGCCAACGAAGATGGCGTTAAATGGTTCGTGCACCATGTTTGGCCGGCACTGCGCGATCATCATCCGGAAGTCAAATTTTACATCGTTGGAGCTGATCCGAGTCCGCGCATCAAAAGACTGGTCGCCGGAGACCGGCGAATCATCGTTACCGGAAAGGTGAAGGATCTTCGTCCCTACCGCAACCGGGCCCGGGTACTGGTTTCTCCGGTTCGCCTTGGCTCCGGCATGCGAACCAAAGTGCTGGAAGCTATGGCCGCCGGCCTGCCCGTTGTATCCACGTCGCTCGGGATGGCCGGGATAGAAGCCCAAACCGGTATGAATTGTTTTGTAGCCGATACACCGGCTCTTTTTGAGCGCAGTGTGGACTGGCTGTTGACAGACCGTTCACTCAGTGCCCGGATGGCTCATGCTGCCCGTAAACTGATCGAAGAAAAGTACGGACTCGAAATCGGTCTTCATCAGTTCGAAAATATTTTAAAATCAGTTGTGGAAGGGTAA
- the larE gene encoding ATP-dependent sacrificial sulfur transferase LarE, translating to MKTKAKLKKLHTIFQELEQCVVAFSGGVDSTFLLAAAVRSLGTENVLATTAVSATLTSEEKEEALELGEKIGVKHILIETDEFDAEPFTANTPDRCYHCKKIRFNALVQWASSRGIKWVVEGSNVDDDGDYRPGTRAVAELAAVRSPLREAGLTKDEIREISRDWKLSTAGKMSNACLATRLEYGLQITTARLKQIEEAEKFLRPMIEGQLRVRHHGNLARIEVEPSAIPKLTAPGVAVAITDQLKKLGFHYVTLDLSGYRMGSMNQGIK from the coding sequence ATGAAAACAAAAGCCAAGCTTAAGAAACTCCATACTATCTTTCAGGAATTAGAACAATGCGTGGTGGCGTTCAGCGGCGGCGTGGATAGCACCTTTCTGCTGGCCGCCGCCGTGCGATCGCTGGGCACGGAAAATGTACTGGCCACTACGGCGGTTTCCGCAACGCTGACCAGCGAAGAAAAGGAAGAAGCACTGGAGCTGGGTGAAAAAATAGGCGTTAAACACATTTTGATCGAAACGGATGAATTCGATGCAGAACCTTTTACCGCGAATACGCCGGATCGCTGTTATCACTGTAAAAAAATCCGGTTTAATGCCCTGGTGCAATGGGCTTCTTCGCGAGGAATAAAGTGGGTTGTTGAGGGAAGTAATGTGGATGATGACGGCGATTATCGTCCCGGAACCCGGGCTGTCGCTGAACTTGCCGCGGTTCGCAGTCCGCTCCGGGAGGCCGGCCTGACAAAAGATGAGATTCGTGAAATTTCCAGGGATTGGAAACTTTCCACAGCCGGAAAAATGAGCAACGCCTGCCTTGCTACGCGTCTGGAGTACGGGCTGCAGATTACCACGGCCCGTTTAAAACAGATTGAAGAAGCGGAGAAATTTCTGCGCCCGATGATCGAAGGCCAGTTGCGGGTGCGGCATCATGGAAATCTGGCGCGTATCGAGGTGGAGCCGTCTGCCATTCCAAAACTTACGGCTCCGGGAGTTGCTGTCGCAATTACCGACCAATTGAAAAAACTCGGGTTCCATTATGTGACGCTGGATCTTTCCGGCTATAGAATGGGAAGTATGAATCAGGGAATAAAGTAG
- the murA gene encoding UDP-N-acetylglucosamine 1-carboxyvinyltransferase: protein MAKFIINGGNVIGGKFAPRGNKNAVLPMLAAATLTDQPVELSNVPDIQDVRVMLELLQTLGVSVEKTADGVILCAAGLNTTNLDEELCRRVRASILLAGPLSARHGSATVPAPGGDVIGRRRLDTHFYGLRALGIEITETVPYEFRRKKLEAAGLVLDEASVTATENILMAAVLAEGETTIFNAACEPHVQDLANLLVKMGANISGIGTNLLKIRGKKTLDGATHTVAPDYIETGSFLTAAAVTGGSLEIENPGDSLTLGVLKKGFEKLGTHWVVSDGVLTMKNETGRTTLPDLGNFTPKIEDGIWPAFPSDLMSVMIVLATQTQGQMLFFEKLFESRMYFVDNLMAMGANIIQCDPHRVVVSGASKLSGARLSSPDIRAGMAMLIAACCAEGHSEIDNAHVIDRGYESIDERLRALGADIVREA from the coding sequence ATGGCAAAATTTATTATCAACGGTGGAAATGTAATCGGCGGAAAATTCGCGCCGCGCGGCAATAAAAATGCAGTCCTTCCCATGCTGGCGGCGGCCACGCTGACCGATCAGCCGGTCGAGTTGAGCAATGTACCCGACATTCAGGATGTGCGTGTGATGCTCGAACTGCTTCAAACGCTCGGCGTATCCGTTGAAAAAACAGCCGATGGCGTCATTCTCTGCGCAGCCGGGCTGAATACCACGAATCTGGACGAAGAACTCTGTCGTCGTGTGCGCGCCTCGATTCTGCTGGCTGGACCTCTGTCCGCCCGCCACGGATCGGCCACTGTTCCTGCACCGGGCGGCGATGTCATCGGACGACGCCGGCTCGACACCCATTTTTACGGATTGCGTGCACTCGGCATCGAGATTACAGAAACCGTTCCATATGAGTTCAGGCGGAAAAAACTGGAAGCAGCCGGGCTCGTTCTGGATGAAGCCAGTGTAACAGCCACCGAAAACATACTGATGGCCGCCGTGCTGGCCGAAGGGGAAACCACGATTTTCAACGCCGCCTGCGAACCGCATGTGCAGGATCTGGCAAACCTGCTGGTGAAAATGGGCGCCAACATTTCCGGCATCGGCACCAACCTGCTGAAAATCCGCGGCAAAAAAACACTGGACGGCGCAACGCATACGGTGGCGCCGGATTACATTGAAACCGGCAGTTTTCTCACCGCCGCCGCTGTTACCGGCGGATCGCTGGAGATTGAAAATCCCGGCGACAGCCTGACTCTCGGTGTTCTCAAAAAAGGCTTCGAAAAACTGGGGACCCATTGGGTCGTTTCTGATGGTGTTCTGACCATGAAAAATGAAACGGGTCGAACGACCCTTCCGGACCTTGGAAACTTTACACCGAAGATTGAGGACGGAATCTGGCCGGCGTTTCCCTCCGACCTGATGAGTGTGATGATTGTGCTCGCCACTCAGACGCAGGGACAAATGCTCTTTTTTGAAAAACTCTTCGAGAGTCGCATGTACTTCGTAGACAACCTGATGGCCATGGGAGCGAATATTATTCAGTGCGATCCGCACCGCGTTGTTGTCAGCGGCGCATCCAAACTGAGTGGTGCCCGTCTGAGCAGCCCGGACATCCGCGCCGGAATGGCGATGCTCATTGCGGCCTGCTGCGCCGAAGGACACAGCGAAATCGATAACGCCCACGTCATCGACCGCGGCTACGAATCCATCGATGAACGTCTCCGCGCGCTCGGCGCGGATATTGTTAGAGAAGCTTAA
- a CDS encoding Ldh family oxidoreductase, translated as MEKTVWVSFDQLEAFMVDVFKSIGVPSEDAEICADVLITSDKRGIDSHGVGRLKPIYYDRIVSKKIQRPVTDFEIVRDRAATAVVDGHHGMGMVIAKRCMEMAIEKARTYGLGMVAVRNSTHYGFAAYYPMMACDAGMIGLTGTNARPSIAPTHGVENMLGTNPLVFGMPTDEGFPFTNDYATSIMQRGKIEQYAREGKDCPPGLIIDRAGNTQTDSVRILKDLVNGQAALAPIGGLEEETGGHKGYGFATVVELLSAALQQGSYLKMLSGLADDGSPKPYALGHFFMAIDIEHFCDLADFKKTAGDILRQLRASQKAPGKERIYTCGEKEHIAGIDRKDKGAPINDALQKQLIDMRNEQGLIQYRFPFEA; from the coding sequence ATGGAAAAAACAGTCTGGGTTTCTTTTGATCAGCTCGAAGCATTCATGGTGGATGTCTTTAAATCGATCGGAGTGCCGTCGGAAGATGCCGAGATCTGTGCTGATGTGCTGATCACATCTGATAAACGCGGAATTGATTCCCATGGTGTGGGACGCCTTAAGCCCATTTACTACGATCGGATTGTCAGTAAAAAAATTCAGCGGCCAGTCACTGATTTTGAAATTGTCCGCGACCGGGCTGCAACTGCCGTTGTAGACGGACATCACGGAATGGGGATGGTGATTGCAAAACGCTGTATGGAAATGGCCATTGAAAAAGCGCGTACCTACGGCCTCGGAATGGTTGCGGTCCGCAACTCAACCCATTACGGCTTTGCTGCATACTATCCAATGATGGCCTGCGATGCCGGTATGATCGGGCTCACCGGAACCAATGCCCGCCCATCCATTGCTCCCACTCACGGCGTCGAAAATATGCTGGGTACCAACCCGCTGGTTTTCGGCATGCCCACCGATGAAGGGTTTCCGTTTACCAACGATTACGCAACTTCGATCATGCAGCGCGGTAAAATTGAACAGTATGCCCGGGAAGGAAAGGATTGTCCGCCCGGACTCATTATTGACCGGGCAGGAAACACCCAAACGGATTCGGTCCGGATTTTGAAAGATCTGGTCAATGGACAGGCGGCTCTGGCCCCCATCGGCGGCCTTGAAGAAGAAACCGGCGGGCACAAAGGCTACGGCTTTGCAACAGTGGTTGAGCTGCTTTCCGCCGCACTGCAGCAGGGTTCCTACCTCAAAATGCTCAGTGGACTCGCTGATGACGGAAGTCCAAAACCTTATGCGCTCGGCCATTTCTTCATGGCTATCGACATTGAACACTTCTGCGATCTCGCTGACTTCAAAAAAACCGCCGGCGATATTCTGCGCCAGTTGCGCGCGTCCCAGAAAGCGCCGGGGAAAGAACGCATCTACACCTGTGGCGAAAAAGAACATATTGCCGGTATCGACCGCAAGGATAAAGGGGCTCCGATCAATGACGCTCTCCAGAAACAGCTCATCGATATGCGCAATGAGCAGGGTCTGATCCAGTATCGCTTCCCATTTGAAGCGTAA
- a CDS encoding peptide chain release factor family protein, with protein sequence MITQEKWEKLQERMDALGISEADLSEQFIRGSGKGGQKINKTSSCVQLIHRPTGIEIKCRQSRLQASNRFFARRDLCDKLEEKLLGIRSKKQQEREKIRRQKRRRSRRAKNKMLDEKHKHSEKKALRRPIRGE encoded by the coding sequence ATGATCACGCAGGAGAAATGGGAAAAGCTGCAGGAACGGATGGATGCGCTGGGAATCAGCGAAGCCGATTTGTCTGAGCAGTTTATCCGTGGATCCGGTAAAGGCGGGCAGAAGATCAATAAAACCTCTTCCTGTGTGCAGCTGATTCACAGGCCGACCGGCATCGAGATTAAATGCCGGCAGTCGCGCCTTCAGGCTTCCAACCGTTTTTTTGCCCGCCGCGACTTGTGCGATAAACTCGAGGAAAAGCTTCTGGGCATCAGAAGCAAAAAGCAGCAGGAGCGCGAAAAAATCCGCCGCCAGAAACGCCGTCGTTCCCGCCGGGCCAAAAACAAAATGCTGGATGAAAAACATAAACACTCTGAAAAAAAAGCACTTCGCCGGCCGATTCGGGGAGAGTAA
- a CDS encoding M24 family metallopeptidase, giving the protein MLKKYHLTSVNVPSGFPVGIADQLRKNKIQVQIQEKPPCPQREIKAADEIKAVQQSQRAAVAAMKAAIQQIASSKIMKDGSLKVGKQVLTSEMVRATINHTLLDHDCTAEETIVAGGPLSADPHERGSGSLYAGQPIVLDIFPRSAKTGYWGDITRTVCRGPAPAALKKQYLAVKAAQAAQLKMLKSGIKASSVHKVGADVMESKGFKTGTVDGVAQGFIHSTGHGVGLEIHEMPRVSPANKKSLRAGHIVTIEPGLYYSGIGGVRIEDTVAITADGYRMLSPCIKQLEI; this is encoded by the coding sequence TTGCTGAAAAAATACCATCTTACTTCGGTCAATGTTCCCTCTGGCTTTCCTGTAGGGATTGCGGATCAGCTGAGAAAAAACAAAATTCAGGTTCAAATTCAGGAAAAGCCTCCCTGCCCGCAGCGGGAAATTAAAGCAGCTGATGAAATTAAAGCAGTTCAGCAAAGTCAGCGTGCAGCCGTCGCCGCGATGAAAGCGGCCATTCAGCAAATTGCCTCCTCAAAAATCATGAAAGACGGATCACTGAAGGTTGGAAAGCAGGTTTTAACATCAGAAATGGTTCGGGCAACAATTAATCATACTTTACTGGATCACGACTGTACTGCCGAAGAAACCATTGTTGCTGGTGGACCGCTTTCAGCAGATCCTCATGAGCGCGGCAGTGGGTCGCTTTATGCCGGTCAGCCTATCGTACTCGATATTTTTCCAAGGTCTGCAAAAACCGGATATTGGGGAGACATCACCCGTACCGTCTGCCGCGGTCCGGCACCTGCTGCGCTGAAAAAACAGTATTTGGCTGTCAAAGCGGCTCAGGCTGCGCAGCTTAAAATGCTCAAATCCGGGATAAAAGCATCCTCTGTTCATAAGGTTGGCGCAGATGTTATGGAGTCCAAAGGGTTTAAAACCGGGACTGTTGATGGAGTTGCTCAGGGATTTATCCATAGTACCGGGCATGGAGTCGGACTGGAAATCCATGAAATGCCGCGTGTTTCTCCGGCTAACAAAAAATCACTTCGTGCCGGTCATATTGTCACCATTGAGCCCGGACTCTATTATTCAGGGATCGGCGGCGTCCGCATCGAAGATACCGTCGCGATTACAGCTGACGGATATAGAATGCTCTCCCCCTGTATCAAACAGCTGGAGATTTAA
- the ltrA gene encoding group II intron reverse transcriptase/maturase, producing the protein MMPSGGEDASGTADEASPQDELLEQILCSENMQRAWARVKANKGAAGVDGMSISDAAGFIRRNWEAIRSTLENGRYCPRPVRRVLIPKPDGTRRPLGIPTVLDRLIQQAIAQVLTPIFDPHFSESSYGFRPGRSAHDAVRQVKKLFRSGHRVAVDADLSKFFDTVNHDVLMHCVEKRVKDKGVLRLIRKYLTAEVMHDGRWEPTRQGVPQGGPLSPLLANILLDELDQELERRGHKFVRYADDFIILVKSQRAGERVFFNVRNFLERRLKLTVNETKSKVASLDECTFLGFQIKHGRIRWSQKSEKEFKRRIKELTGRSWGVSMAYRLKKLRQYMRGWIGYFGISEYYQPIPLLDQWIRRRVRMCYWKMWKRPAKRFRELLKLNVNIRQIKMVVSSRKAYWKLARTLATNMGMGNDWLAEQGLISLPKRSEDNFRRK; encoded by the coding sequence ATGATGCCGTCCGGCGGAGAAGATGCATCCGGCACAGCGGACGAAGCGAGCCCGCAAGATGAACTACTGGAGCAGATTCTTTGCAGTGAGAACATGCAGCGAGCATGGGCGCGGGTGAAGGCAAACAAGGGCGCGGCGGGCGTGGACGGCATGTCTATTTCTGACGCGGCCGGGTTTATCCGCCGGAACTGGGAAGCGATTCGCTCAACCTTGGAAAACGGGAGATACTGCCCGCGCCCGGTGCGCCGTGTGCTGATTCCCAAGCCGGACGGCACGCGCCGCCCGCTGGGAATTCCGACGGTGCTCGACCGCCTGATCCAACAGGCGATTGCGCAGGTGTTGACCCCGATCTTCGATCCGCACTTTTCGGAATCGAGCTACGGCTTTCGGCCCGGACGATCCGCGCACGACGCGGTGCGGCAGGTGAAGAAGCTGTTCCGCTCAGGACACCGGGTTGCGGTCGATGCCGACCTCTCGAAGTTTTTCGACACCGTCAACCACGACGTGCTGATGCACTGCGTGGAAAAGCGGGTGAAGGACAAGGGCGTGTTGAGACTGATCAGGAAATATCTAACGGCGGAGGTGATGCATGACGGGCGTTGGGAGCCAACACGTCAGGGCGTGCCGCAGGGCGGCCCCCTTTCTCCGCTCTTAGCAAACATCCTGCTCGACGAGCTCGATCAGGAACTCGAACGGCGGGGACACAAATTCGTGCGCTACGCCGACGACTTCATCATCTTGGTGAAATCGCAACGCGCGGGCGAGCGGGTGTTTTTCAATGTTCGGAACTTTCTGGAACGCAGGCTGAAGCTGACGGTCAATGAGACCAAAAGCAAAGTCGCGTCTCTGGACGAATGCACATTCCTCGGGTTCCAGATCAAACATGGACGGATTCGATGGAGCCAAAAGTCCGAAAAGGAGTTCAAGCGGCGCATCAAGGAACTCACCGGCCGAAGCTGGGGTGTTTCGATGGCGTACCGACTGAAGAAACTGCGGCAGTATATGCGCGGCTGGATCGGATACTTCGGTATCAGCGAATACTACCAACCCATTCCACTGCTCGACCAATGGATACGCCGCCGCGTGCGGATGTGCTACTGGAAGATGTGGAAGCGACCTGCAAAGCGGTTCCGCGAACTGCTCAAGCTGAACGTTAATATTCGGCAGATCAAAATGGTCGTTAGCAGCCGCAAGGCGTATTGGAAGCTGGCACGCACGCTGGCAACCAATATGGGTATGGGAAACGACTGGCTTGCCGAGCAAGGGTTAATCAGTCTCCCGAAGCGCAGCGAAGATAATTTCCGAAGGAAATAG
- the dnaA gene encoding chromosomal replication initiator protein DnaA yields the protein MTDEQKKLWNDACQHLKQTLSKDVFEKWIAVIQCRKIDHDQVILVVGNDFYQSWLEEHYLPLIKNALALVSGQTYDIQLVVDYSLASEQEEQPDTAENVKEKVRSILPQKRGTKETKTNLNSNYTFDSFVVGPSNQFAHAAAMASAQSPSRAYNPLFIYGGVGLGKTHLMQAIGNFILSKKGKGKVCYTTSEAFLNEYIEALQTNSLAKFRKKYRTVDALLIDDIHFLAGKERLQEEFFHTFNAIFENHKQIVMTSDRPAGELEGLAPRLVSRFEWGLVVEMESPDVETRVAILRKKSEQLKLSIEQNLLFYIAERISSNIRRLEGALIRVASYISLTGQSMDMGKLEYLLRDTLDQEKKHAISVENIQKTVAEHFDLRVGDLLGRKRTQNIAWPRQVAMYLSRDMTNLSFPSIGDSFGRNHATVVHACKTVEKEQTTDLKLRQTLSLLRQRAGHQSAQTVS from the coding sequence ATGACTGATGAACAGAAAAAGCTTTGGAACGATGCCTGCCAACACCTGAAACAGACTCTTTCCAAAGATGTTTTTGAAAAATGGATTGCTGTAATCCAGTGCCGGAAGATTGATCACGATCAGGTTATTCTGGTGGTGGGCAATGATTTCTATCAGTCATGGCTGGAAGAGCATTATCTGCCGCTCATCAAAAATGCACTGGCTCTGGTTTCCGGGCAGACCTATGACATTCAGCTGGTTGTGGACTACAGCCTGGCTTCCGAACAGGAAGAACAGCCGGACACGGCAGAAAACGTTAAGGAAAAGGTTCGTTCCATTCTTCCGCAAAAACGCGGCACTAAGGAAACTAAAACCAACCTGAACAGCAACTACACCTTTGATTCTTTTGTGGTCGGTCCATCCAACCAGTTTGCGCACGCGGCGGCCATGGCTTCGGCCCAGTCTCCTTCCCGCGCATACAACCCTCTCTTTATTTACGGGGGAGTCGGACTTGGAAAAACCCATTTGATGCAGGCAATCGGTAACTTCATCCTTTCTAAAAAAGGAAAAGGAAAAGTCTGCTACACAACCAGCGAAGCCTTTTTGAATGAATACATTGAAGCACTGCAGACCAATTCCCTGGCGAAATTCCGTAAAAAATACCGGACCGTTGATGCGCTGCTGATCGATGATATTCATTTTCTGGCCGGTAAAGAACGTCTGCAGGAAGAGTTTTTCCATACCTTTAACGCCATTTTTGAAAATCATAAGCAGATCGTCATGACTTCCGACCGGCCCGCCGGAGAGCTGGAAGGACTCGCTCCTCGACTCGTCTCCCGATTTGAGTGGGGACTGGTTGTTGAAATGGAAAGCCCGGATGTTGAAACGCGGGTTGCCATTCTTCGTAAAAAGAGTGAGCAGCTCAAACTTTCCATCGAGCAGAATCTCCTTTTCTATATCGCAGAACGTATTTCCTCCAACATCCGTCGTCTGGAAGGTGCACTGATCCGGGTGGCGTCTTACATTTCCCTGACCGGACAATCCATGGATATGGGAAAACTGGAGTACCTTCTTAGAGATACACTGGATCAGGAAAAGAAACACGCGATCAGCGTTGAAAACATTCAGAAGACTGTTGCTGAACACTTTGATTTGCGGGTTGGTGATCTGCTGGGACGCAAGCGAACCCAGAATATTGCCTGGCCGCGGCAGGTGGCTATGTACCTGTCCCGGGACATGACCAACCTTTCTTTCCCAAGCATTGGAGACTCTTTTGGACGAAACCATGCCACTGTGGTTCATGCCTGCAAGACCGTGGAAAAGGAACAGACAACAGACCTGAAGCTGCGTCAAACGCTGTCTCTGCTGCGTCAGCGGGCAGGACATCAGTCCGCTCAAACGGTATCCTGA
- a CDS encoding LolA-like protein: protein MPKPSIILSIIILISKLTAMKRIFFVLFAAWSVMAEQSLPPAPRILAAARAQLPPYPVFMSGSLKEKAPNGFVRKTLKVEMTLDWNAQAPRADYKITDSKAKQVQELKLMLSPDGMNPSFTENGKEASFDPNAEIADSGVTWADLTFAFLWNPNAETVGVERKFGKERYQISIPRPDNRVLQLWVEKDSGRMVQAEERNADGNRIKVIKVVSVKNFDDLWMVKDLDIIQPETGAKASLRIDEVKEVK, encoded by the coding sequence ATGCCGAAACCGTCAATTATTCTGTCCATAATTATTCTGATCAGTAAACTGACCGCTATGAAACGCATCTTTTTTGTTCTGTTCGCTGCTTGGTCTGTGATGGCTGAGCAATCTTTGCCGCCCGCTCCCCGGATTCTGGCTGCCGCGCGCGCGCAGCTGCCGCCCTACCCGGTGTTTATGTCTGGGTCGCTCAAGGAAAAGGCCCCGAACGGGTTTGTACGGAAAACGCTGAAGGTGGAAATGACGCTCGACTGGAATGCGCAGGCGCCGCGGGCGGACTATAAAATCACAGATTCGAAAGCCAAACAGGTTCAGGAACTGAAGCTGATGTTGAGTCCTGATGGAATGAATCCGTCTTTTACAGAAAATGGAAAAGAGGCTTCGTTTGATCCGAATGCTGAAATTGCAGACAGCGGCGTAACCTGGGCCGACCTGACGTTTGCGTTCCTGTGGAATCCGAATGCTGAAACGGTCGGGGTTGAAAGAAAGTTCGGCAAGGAGCGCTATCAGATTTCGATTCCCCGGCCCGATAACCGGGTTCTTCAGCTGTGGGTGGAAAAAGACAGTGGTCGAATGGTACAGGCAGAAGAGCGCAATGCTGACGGAAACCGGATTAAGGTCATCAAGGTGGTCAGCGTAAAGAATTTCGACGATCTGTGGATGGTGAAAGATCTCGATATCATTCAGCCCGAAACAGGAGCCAAAGCATCCCTGCGGATTGATGAGGTGAAAGAGGTGAAATGA
- the dnaN gene encoding DNA polymerase III subunit beta, translating to MKLTIEKSALLDALQKVQSIVGQRSTLPILSNVLLRAEGDLVSLTTTDMEVCVKTSVAAEISDAGGTTLPARRFFSICRELPAGQVEIEVDAKDVATIRSGPSFFKLVGLPEEEFPPLPEFDENSVYSVDQVVFREMLQKVTYAASTDETRYILNGALLSFKDEKLTVVATDGRRLAMVEQEIEFSEDAQVDLVVPSKTINELIKTLGEEGVLRIRVSATQVAFDFDQILVISKLIEGTYPNFQQVIPSQCEERVAIDRETMLLAVRRVSLLTDDQTASVKLNFGSNKLELVTNNTEIGEARETIPVKYEGKELSIAFNPGFLMAPLRHLDSDEIFFELSDELSPGVIKTNVPFLYVLMPIRVS from the coding sequence ATGAAGCTCACAATTGAAAAATCAGCACTGCTCGATGCTCTGCAAAAAGTTCAGTCCATCGTTGGTCAGCGCAGCACTCTTCCCATTCTTTCCAACGTTCTTTTAAGAGCGGAAGGAGATCTGGTGTCTTTAACAACGACCGATATGGAGGTTTGCGTTAAAACCAGCGTTGCGGCTGAGATCAGCGATGCAGGGGGCACAACACTGCCGGCTCGCCGTTTCTTCAGCATCTGCCGTGAGCTGCCGGCCGGACAGGTTGAAATCGAAGTGGACGCCAAGGACGTTGCCACGATCCGCAGCGGTCCGTCTTTCTTCAAGCTGGTCGGTCTTCCGGAAGAGGAGTTTCCGCCGCTTCCGGAATTCGACGAGAACTCTGTTTACTCTGTCGATCAGGTCGTCTTCCGGGAAATGCTTCAGAAAGTCACATACGCGGCCTCTACGGACGAAACACGCTATATCCTGAACGGAGCCCTTCTCAGCTTTAAGGACGAGAAATTGACCGTTGTAGCAACCGATGGGCGTCGACTGGCGATGGTGGAGCAGGAAATCGAATTTTCTGAAGATGCCCAGGTCGATCTGGTTGTTCCCAGTAAAACCATTAATGAGCTGATCAAGACGCTGGGGGAAGAAGGAGTTCTTCGCATCCGGGTGTCCGCAACGCAGGTTGCCTTTGATTTTGATCAGATTCTGGTGATTTCCAAGCTGATTGAAGGAACCTATCCAAACTTCCAGCAGGTGATTCCGTCGCAGTGCGAAGAGCGGGTGGCGATTGACCGCGAAACCATGCTGCTGGCTGTTCGCCGTGTTTCATTGCTGACTGACGATCAAACTGCTTCAGTCAAACTGAACTTCGGCAGCAACAAGCTGGAACTGGTGACCAACAACACGGAAATCGGAGAGGCCCGGGAAACCATTCCGGTCAAATACGAAGGAAAGGAACTTTCGATTGCCTTTAATCCGGGATTCCTGATGGCGCCGCTGCGTCATCTCGATTCCGATGAGATTTTCTTTGAGCTGTCGGACGAATTAAGTCCTGGAGTGATCAAAACCAACGTTCCATTCCTGTATGTTTTGATGCCCATTCGGGTTTCATAA